In a single window of the Anguilla rostrata isolate EN2019 chromosome 6, ASM1855537v3, whole genome shotgun sequence genome:
- the LOC135258245 gene encoding PTB-containing, cubilin and LRP1-interacting protein-like isoform X2 — protein MLKSKLNVLTLKKEPLPTVVFHEPEDIELRSTSPLAKSRAPTGYKVAYLGKVTISGSQFPSGCTESAVTGLWEGRGRAAPEADALLEIRPFQVRLRRLDERGEAASVAAETQQVSRIAYCTAEHAVSPSVFAWVHRRINDDLSFQLDCHAVECGSRVEAKRLAHAMMEAFRQTLHRMHSEGRIQPPPAGDSAPGMI, from the exons ATGCTGAAGTCCAAGCTGAACGTGCTGACCCTGAAGAAGGAGCCGCTGCCGACCGTCGTGTTCCACGAGCCGGAGGACATCGAGCTCCGGTCCACCTCGCCGCTGGCCAAGAGCCGAGCCCCCACCGGCTACAAG gtgGCGTACCTGGGCAAGGTGACGATCTCGGGGTCCCAGTTTCCGTCGGGGTGCACGGAGTCGGCGGTGACCGGGctgtgggaggggcggggccgggccgcCCCCGAGGCCGACGCCCTCTTGGAGATCCGCCCCTTCCAGGTGCGCCTGCGGCGGCTGGACGAGCGGGGCGAGGCGGCCTCGGTCGCCGCGGAGACGCAGCAGGTGTCGCGCATCGCCTACTGCACGGCGGAGCACGCGGTCAGCCCCAGCGTGTTCGCCTGGGTGCACCGCCGCATCAACGACGACCTCAGCTTCCAGCTGGACTGCCACGCGGTGGAGTGCGGCAGCCGGGTGGAGGCCAAGCGCCTGGCCCACGCCATGATGGAGGCCTTTCGCCAGACCCTGCACCGCATGCACAGCGAGGGCCGcatacagcccccccccgccggagACTCCGCCCCCGGAATGATTTAA
- the LOC135258245 gene encoding PTB-containing, cubilin and LRP1-interacting protein-like isoform X1, producing MWQPATERLQHFQTMLKSKLNVLTLKKEPLPTVVFHEPEDIELRSTSPLAKSRAPTGYKVAYLGKVTISGSQFPSGCTESAVTGLWEGRGRAAPEADALLEIRPFQVRLRRLDERGEAASVAAETQQVSRIAYCTAEHAVSPSVFAWVHRRINDDLSFQLDCHAVECGSRVEAKRLAHAMMEAFRQTLHRMHSEGRIQPPPAGDSAPGMI from the exons ATGTGGCAGCCAGCgacagagagactgcag CACTTCCAGACGATGCTGAAGTCCAAGCTGAACGTGCTGACCCTGAAGAAGGAGCCGCTGCCGACCGTCGTGTTCCACGAGCCGGAGGACATCGAGCTCCGGTCCACCTCGCCGCTGGCCAAGAGCCGAGCCCCCACCGGCTACAAG gtgGCGTACCTGGGCAAGGTGACGATCTCGGGGTCCCAGTTTCCGTCGGGGTGCACGGAGTCGGCGGTGACCGGGctgtgggaggggcggggccgggccgcCCCCGAGGCCGACGCCCTCTTGGAGATCCGCCCCTTCCAGGTGCGCCTGCGGCGGCTGGACGAGCGGGGCGAGGCGGCCTCGGTCGCCGCGGAGACGCAGCAGGTGTCGCGCATCGCCTACTGCACGGCGGAGCACGCGGTCAGCCCCAGCGTGTTCGCCTGGGTGCACCGCCGCATCAACGACGACCTCAGCTTCCAGCTGGACTGCCACGCGGTGGAGTGCGGCAGCCGGGTGGAGGCCAAGCGCCTGGCCCACGCCATGATGGAGGCCTTTCGCCAGACCCTGCACCGCATGCACAGCGAGGGCCGcatacagcccccccccgccggagACTCCGCCCCCGGAATGATTTAA